The Coffea arabica cultivar ET-39 chromosome 6e, Coffea Arabica ET-39 HiFi, whole genome shotgun sequence genome contains the following window.
AACTAGGCGGTTCAACTGCTAAATTATTGAACTGGAACGGTTTTAAGTGTGTGGATTAGTTCATTACTTTTAATACAATTaatgtcaaaattttcaaatttagttAAATCTCCTCAATGAATGACAGTCTGCATTTAGTTACAACCAATTTCGAATACGGTCTTGTTTTCAATTATTCCACAATAAACATTTTATACATTTATGTCTCGTGTATACTCTCTACCTATCCTTTTACATCCCAACaagttctttttatttttttaacttccCAATAAGTTACCTTAAGACAAAAAAATCTAGTAATGAGGGGTGGGATTCAAGAAGTAAGAGGAGGATTGGAATTCAAATCAAGAACCTCTAATTCCTAGTGCCAACAAGTTAGCTATACACATATTTATTCCCCTAACTTTTTTGtcagcatatatatatatatatatatatctatatatatatatacagacACACACATGTATGACTCCAAACCGATGACTAGGGTGAATAATTACAACGGTCATTGGACTTGGTTAAAGTTGTAAAGCTCCACTGCCAAATATGAACAACTCCAAAAATAATAGACAActctaaatcacaaaaattaatGTTTTACTTAAGAACTTCTAAATAGTAATTTATATACACATAGAATTACTagaataataaattttaaaagttTTCTTCCATTATTAATAGTACAACAATTTAGGGCTCATGCAAGAGTAAAAATATCTAACAAATTGAAAAGCTGAAATAGGAAGAGTTACTAATAAATTCATAGAGGGGTAATTTTGTTTCTTAATATATTTTATAGGTTTTTGCTGCATTTAATTAACCAAAAAATGAGGATGATGTGCTTGGAGATTTTGTATCGAGTGCGAATATTGTTTGCCAGAAAAAAAATGTGTGACCATCTAATTAACATTGTTCCAatttaatgaaaacatctttgGAATTGGTTAATCTTACCATAATTAACCGTGAACAATTCAATTATTGGGATGGTAAATTAAGGAAACTTTAAGCAGAATTAAGGAAAATTCCCAACTTACAATTTTAGAAATAACATTTTAAATGCTTTGTCCATCTCTTTGCTTTTACTAACAAAATTTACCATTCTTTCGAGAAACAGCTTTCCCATAACGCAAGTTGTGTTCTCAAATCCCTTCTTATTGTGTGATTCATGAAGTTTAGCTGTATTAATGTCAAAATCTATTGACAATTTCTCAGAATTAACCACAATTAAGTACATCATGGTGATAGCTTTTAACTATGTTTGAGAATATTACTTGTACTGAACGATCGCCCATTTTACTCTTGAAGATGATGCGTTGGAAATCATTCAGTTTGTGCGCTCCACAAAGGAGGTTCTTTCTATTATCAGGCCTTTGATCAATGACATTCGTATACCTTATCAAGTCAAAGCTCTGTTATGTAAATTGGATTCCTGGAGATGCAAACAAAGTCAGTCTTGAATTAGCTTTTTATGCCAATTCTTCTAATTTTGTTGAATCCATTTAAAATTCTCCCCCTATTTTTGTCAATCATTTGCTACTGGATGATTTTCAATAACCCTagtaatgaaaattttctttctatTCGAGAAAAATCTATAAATAAGTTGAGGAGATAACAAATAGtatgatttttttaaatgtagATTGCATCTAAAAAATTTATAGATAAAACATGAGAAATTATAAAAAGTGGACCATCAATGGACACAATCCACTAACAACGCGATTTCGTGGGATGAACATAGTTAATACTTCTATGGGCATATCCAATTCCACTTTGTCAAATTTATGCCGTCTTTTGTCCAAGTGGGGGCGGAAGAGTGCGAGGGATTCATCTGAGAAACTCAATACATCAATCATCAGCTTTGAAGCACTAATAAAACCATAGTTTtgttagcaaaaaaaaaaatggtaatcATCACATAAGCAGTTCATCCTCCGGCAAATAAGATTCCCCACATGATAAGCAAACTTGCCTCAGAGCTCTACAGTCCATCATCATGAAACCAATTTCTTTGTTCAAGATATCATATGACACGTAGTGAAATTGTTGGAGATTAACACCAATAAGGCTAGAACCTAGACTCTCCTGCGAGGCATCTACCACATTCAAACAAACAAGATTTTGTCCTGATTGCGTAAAAATGTTTCCTTTATCAAGTCTCATAGTTGTCCCATGCTCAAAATGGAATGTAACAATGGGAAACTCCTCGAAGTCCCTATGCAAATGTCCCTTGAAGCAAAGCCGGCTAATGTTTCCAGAAGAGGTAATGTATCCTATCTCTAACGAGGTCCCTACGAATTCAGCAATCTTTCCTACAAGCTTATTGTAAGCTATATCTTGCAGAAAACTGACGCTAGAACCTGTGTCAATAAGTGCACCATCTTTGTGATCAGACCTCCTCAACTGATTTTTGTCAATATCAAGTCGTTGCTCTCCAAAACTGATGCCTTAAATTTGAAGAGGTGCTGTTTCGCCATCAAGTTTGAAGTTTTCTCCAACGATTAAGAGATCATCCTTAGAATATGGATCACTTAAATTTCCAATACAATAAGAAAATTGCTTATAACTCACCTGTGAAACTAGTGAAAGTTCAGTTGCACCAAGTCCTAGAACTCCATTGGCTATGTCGAAAGGGGTGGTTTCATTATGAGTGCATCCGACTACAACGTCGGAAATGATGGATTCATCATCATAAAATGGCTTGAAAACTATGTCATCATATGCCAATAATCCTCCAACATAACCGCCCAAATACGCTACCTCGTAACTGCGAAAATCGTCAAAATCTTTTTGGCATCTAACAGGATAGGCACAGAACCTGTCACAATCGACCTCAGCATCATAACTTCCCGACGTTGATGGATTAAATGTGGTGTACAATGTATTAACCATCCCTGAAAATGGTTCACATTGGACCCAAAACAACGAGCTGCCAGTGTTCATAATAACAACTTGATCAACTCGCTTTTCACCCATCTGCAAATGCACTAGAAACACAGGAACAAGAGGATGCGAAATTACTCTGGTTCGGGCTTTACTCGCATCAAATTCGCCTTCCATGCATGGTTCAAAGAGTCGTTATAGTCTCAGGCCCTCCTGATACAGTACCGGAATGATATGTTTTTTAGATATTTGACTCGCTGAAAAATCGGCGGAGAGGTCACCATGAAGCGTTGAAACGTCCGAGTTATATCGAATCACTCCTAGTCAACTCGAATCCAACAAAAAAcctttagaaaaaaaagaaaaaaaaggtgaaaCCCAAGGCCATTGGAGTAACAACTACTGCTAGGTCCCAACACACGAGAAAGAGAAGTCAATATTGAAATCATTCATCGGGAAATAAAAACAAATTTGCCATAATACTGATCATGTGAAAAGATGCGCTAATATGATTCCAACTTTGTTCATGTATCAAGTATATGTACCTTATTGAACATGTACTTAATACATGAACATACCAATAATATTCcactttacttttctttcaaGAGCTTTCACTTTCAACTTTTCTTTCAAAAGCGGCAGCCACCCAAGGTGACAGAAAAGTGAGAGAAGGAGGTGCAGAGGAAAAGATGCCCAAAACTTCAGTGGAGGAGAGGTGAAATTTGGCGATACTTTCTCTGatctcttttcttatttggaCGCTCTTAGAGAAGCGAGATAGTACCTGGAATAGTAGGAATCAACTCAGTAAACTGGGATTTGTGATTACCGATCAAGCTTTTTTTTCCTATCAGAAATAGCTAGTCGTTAGATTTAGTTGCAGCGGTAGCACTTTCATTGCCCTCCCTTGgtcattcttttgaaataaGGACTTTTCCCGTAGGTCAATAGTTATGAATTTATTTCTTTAAGTTTTTCTATACTTATTAGTAGGTATGAATTAGAAACATATTTGGATTAATTATAACCCTTATTgtaaacaccaaaattttgtcaatttttaatattttcttgaatttttttctgtttagtgagttatttattttcttgcattttaatgtgcatttttctcatttttacaggtttgtgttttgaaaagaaaaaataaaacaaaaaaacaacagtaaaaaagaaaataaaaaatcatccTAATCATTTTGTTTTACCAAATGCACTATTAACCCATTTTTACACTCCATGTTTCCATTcgcctttcttttcatttggtaAAGACCAACATTTTTGGACTAACAATTCTCCACTTTCATCCTCCCAACCTCACTTTTCTCTCTCggcacttgcacacttgcactagACACCATCAGACAcaagaagggaagaaaaaagagaacaaGAAGACACTCCCTCTGCCTCTCTatccctctcggctctctctcaacTTTTTGACCCCTCAAAAAAAGACAACACCACCACCACATACTCACACAGAAGAAAAACCCCTCTCTCGgctccctctcttttctctctcagtTCACACAACAcaccacacacacacaaatcAAAAGCAAACAAAGGAAACAAAGGGACGGTTGGGGCTTGGGAATTTCATCAAAATGTGAACCAAAGACTGCCACATTCATTGAGTAAATCTGCACCACCATTTCTAGGGTTGGGGGGAAGGTTTTGCTTCCTATAAAAGGCTCGAAGTACAGCCACTAGGTCAAGAGGAGAAGGAGAGGCGGCggtcaaaggaaaaagaaagaaaaaacagcaaaaaaagagagaaaatgaaGAGAGGAAGAGCAAGAAAATTCTGCAAAAAATTTTCGGACCAAGGCTGACTTTTCAGCCATGTTGCGACCAAGATTTCTCTCTCAATATAGCTTCTTTTGAGAAGATTTCAATTTCTGCACACTCTCTGGAGTCAAGAGAACAATTCGTTCAGAAATCTCGTGGAAAAATTGACTGGAAGACCACCAAATTTGGCCACAAAAACGCTGATCTGCCTCCACTACATCAGTCCCAGCTTcgtgcaaaagaaaaaaaaaatgcagcaagcttCATTCTTGTTCTTGTTTTTTGACCCCAACTTCGCTCAAGATCATCGTAAGGTACTCTCCTATACTAATGCCTTAGactttccttctttttgtttGCTGTTTTATTCCCATTTATGCTCCTCTTTGTTTTCTCGTTTGGATTCCTATTGcacttttcttgttttggttTTCTTTCTTATGCTTTTGATTCCTTTAGATGTCCGATAATGAAAATAAAGGGCATGAGTATAGGGTCTTATTGCTTGGAATTTGTTTCGTGTGGTTTCTGGGTTTGAGTTACCGAAGAAAGAAttaatgttttgaaaatcggaccggATCGGCCAGTTCGATCGGTTGAATTGCGAACCGGCCATGCTTCCAGTCCGATTCAATTAAAAATCCAAAGAATTCATTAAACTGGTCAAACCGATCAAGAACCGGTTGAACCGGTAAAAATTGGGAGATTCAACCGATTtttattaagtatttattttttaaaataaatattttgttttattaaaaatttttaatactaaaatgaataaaaaaatattaaatcttTGAACCAGAATTAAACCGAACGAACCGTGAATCGAAAGGTTTTTCGGTTCACTCTCCGGTTTGGATTTTAAAATATTGGAAAGAATAGTAGAAAGCTTCGGCCAAGAtgatgaaaatttcattttagccCCCCAACTTTTGCCTAATTCCACCGTcgcccaaaatctggaaaaactaAATCATTTTTGCcacttttaatttttaatcCCTTTGGCATATTTTAGGTGTGTTtttgagcattttattttcagaTTTTAGGACATGAacaacataatttttttttagatgatttATTGTATTGTTGGATTAAGTTTTGGGTTGAGGTTGGGTTAAGGCATATTCTAGTTGGgttgttgttttattttttctctgGTATTGGCAttggatcaaagaggttaaAGTCCAAACAAAAAAAGAGGTTAAAGTCCAACCTTTTGTTCGGCTTTTGTTGGGTAGAAACGTAGACCAGCCCATACATTTTACTTTGGACTCTCATTGGGCCCGAGAGGGGTTTCGGCCAACTGAAGTAAAAAAAAGTCCAGTGGCCCATTTCTCTCAAGATCTGGTAATATAAATTGTAGTTCAGTCCCATACTTTTTCATACTTATATTGTGACTCTAAAAACTTTAGATTTCTTTTAATTAGATCCCTTATTTAATTTCAATTTGGTacttaaacttttttttctttaatttttacaCCCAATCTTTGCATTAATTATAATTGGACccaaaaaatttcttaatttttgcaattagttACCTAaaagttttgatttcttaaatataagttgtttatcttttttaattgttaattatacttcatttaaatgttttaattagTAGATTTCATGgtaattttcatttctttataatttatttgttaattaaattggtgtttgaccattttgttgattttgaagtATAATAAATAGGACAAATCCAACCTCAATTAACCactacttcaagggaggtatctttttttattattttaaattctcttatgtgctcctatgagCTTTTTTATGTGTAAGTGCATGTATTGAGTgctttttgtttcctttaattactcattttattaattttaagtttcatttattttttatgattatttgtgaGGCATTTAAATGTCAAATTCTAATAGATAGGCgctcaagacatgtatttagctagcctatgtaatagataggtttttattatttttaattcccCCCTTAAATTGTAGTTAAggcccccaaatgtaataggtaaacttttatttgcttttatttgcttgtgtgcttgcatgtttgtgtgcttatgtgtttattcgcTTTCTTCAGAGTCTTTGTATCAAGATATTATGTTTATGtattatgtgctacgtgctcttacatgtttaattgttttaatttatgccttATTTGTCTTACTATATATTAAGAATGCATGACGTCaacacactagtccaacgctagttgtggcttctccctccACTTACTTGCTAGTCTAACGCTAGTAAAGATTTTTAGGAATTGGCTAATCCAAGACTAGATCCTTAGATCGTTTGTGCCTTAGATTCATTTTTGTGTGACATTCaatacattttcatgcatatttttattttgggatcttttctcatttgcatgatatttcttattatattatcccctaccctctatatgtgttaatcatatcatttagaattgcacctcatttaagaaattgtaaaaaaaataataagttagttcatttgcttatCTAGATTAAGAGCATTACTCTTTGAACATGGAAAATGAgcgattataactttttagtttaaaaatCCCATTAATCCCTGTACAAGAAAAATTATGTCACACGAGAttttgcctcccgtacccaTTATATTGCATCCCTTTTTGCTTGAtcacttatatttatatataatttaattttcttttcttttagacTTCCTTTTTGCATACTCATGACCCTTTTGAGGGattattttggccttcgcaattaatgcgattgatatcaattaaacccttgaatggacattttgtcccttttaatattttttataaatttagatttgcattcatgtaggaaacatccaaacgtgataaatttaagggttagattaagaaaattttgactaaatctcgcaaTTAGTTTAGACTAgtttgaaagggtgccttaggcttgagttaatcgaacatttgctttctctttcttcaaccgtgactcccgaattcATTTTCTCTTGTCTTccaagacctggagttgtcgaaaagggttttattttattttatttaaattttgttagaaaaacattttgggtgatttgatacacccaaactcaataccaagtggcgactcctattttctTAAAACCCTTtgtagactaaattttggacccaaactgTCGCATTCTTTAGagtctctttttctttatttattctccAAAATTAGAAACACATTTTTTCACTCAgcttttaataaaaattcatttcttttataaatgcctaaattttatttttcaaaaaagggACGCGACACTTATGTATTGGGCTAAGGTTGGATTAATTATGATTGTGtccaaaataaaatttagaCATTTAGACTTATCTGGCTAATTGTGTTGTTGGAATTTATTTTGGGCTAAACACAAGTTTAACACTTATCTCACATATAATTCAAAGTACATAATAAATTAGTCCAAATTCATTTGATATTTagtgaaaatattaaaataactgTTATATCTtttaatataaaatttcttgctaataattaattttatgAAATAACTATTAGTAGAAGTTTCATCTTTATTGGCATTATCTATAATAGTAATTAATTATACTTATAATCATAATGGTCCaattatttaaataattttctaaaatgca
Protein-coding sequences here:
- the LOC113696828 gene encoding aspartyl protease 37-like, giving the protein MEGEFDASKARTRVISHPLVPVFLVHLQMGEKRVDQVVIMNTGSSLFWVQCEPFSGMVNTLYTTFNPSTSGSYDAEVDCDRFCAYPVRCQKDFDDFRSYEVAYLGGYVGGLLAYDDIVFKPFYDDESIISDVVVGCTHNETTPFDIANGVLGLGATELSLVSQVSYKQFSYCIGNLSDPYSKDDLLIVGENFKLDGETAPLQI